In a single window of the Thermofilaceae archaeon genome:
- a CDS encoding replication factor C small subunit: protein MSIDQAPELWVEKYRPRRLDEMVDQREIVARLKEFVKDKNIPHLLFVGPPGTGKTTAALCVAYELYGEHWRDNTLELNASDERGIDVIRTRIKDYARTMPIGEVPYKLIILDEADNMTGDAQQALRRTMELFSRTARFILIANYASKIIEPIQSRCAIFRFQPIPKEDFIGRLSYIAEREGVKVTRDGLEAIWEESAGDMRKAINTLQAAAAIASVVDADTVYKAIGKVTPTEVREMLKLALSGDFLGARERLRTLLYSYGLSGVDVVKLIYREVTSARGGLDLDDKSRLEVMELIGEVNYRLVEGADDEIQLNALLAKLALVGKGAHNVR from the coding sequence ATGAGCATTGATCAAGCTCCCGAGCTTTGGGTGGAGAAGTACAGGCCACGCAGATTGGATGAGATGGTAGATCAGAGGGAGATCGTTGCGAGGTTGAAGGAGTTCGTGAAGGACAAGAACATACCGCACCTTCTCTTCGTCGGGCCCCCTGGCACGGGTAAAACGACTGCAGCACTCTGCGTGGCGTACGAGCTGTACGGAGAGCACTGGCGCGATAACACCCTGGAGCTGAACGCTTCAGACGAGAGGGGCATTGATGTGATTAGGACGCGCATTAAGGATTACGCGAGAACGATGCCGATCGGCGAGGTCCCGTACAAGCTGATAATCCTCGACGAAGCGGACAACATGACCGGCGACGCTCAGCAGGCGTTGAGGCGCACGATGGAGCTTTTCTCTAGGACGGCCCGCTTCATCCTCATCGCCAACTACGCCTCGAAGATCATTGAGCCGATACAGTCAAGATGCGCGATCTTCAGGTTCCAGCCGATACCTAAGGAGGACTTCATCGGCCGGCTCAGCTACATTGCTGAAAGAGAGGGGGTGAAGGTGACGCGGGACGGCCTCGAAGCGATCTGGGAGGAAAGCGCCGGCGATATGAGGAAAGCCATCAATACGCTGCAAGCGGCGGCAGCCATAGCCAGCGTGGTTGACGCGGACACCGTCTACAAGGCTATCGGGAAGGTGACGCCCACTGAGGTGCGGGAAATGCTCAAGCTGGCGCTCTCCGGGGACTTCCTCGGGGCGCGGGAGAGGCTGAGGACTCTGCTGTACTCCTACGGCTTGTCGGGCGTCGACGTTGTCAAGCTAATCTACAGGGAGGTGACCTCCGCCAGGGGGGGCTTGGATTTGGACGATAAATCGCGCCTCGAAGTAATGGAGCTTATAGGGGAGGTCAACTACAGGCTTGTTGAGGGCGCGGACGACGAGATCCAGCTAAACGCCCTTCTGGCTAAGCTAGCGCTGGTAGGGAAGGGAGCCCATAATGTCCGCTAG
- a CDS encoding Lrp/AsnC ligand binding domain-containing protein, whose amino-acid sequence MRLLKRPVLAFVLATIRTGMEYDVVFKAKEIKGVKEAYITYGAWDAVIIVEVDSLSELDKVVTMIRGIPGIEYTTTLVGV is encoded by the coding sequence TTGAGACTCTTGAAGAGGCCGGTGCTAGCGTTCGTGTTGGCGACGATAAGGACGGGCATGGAGTACGACGTAGTGTTCAAAGCCAAGGAAATCAAGGGCGTTAAGGAGGCTTACATCACATACGGTGCTTGGGATGCCGTGATAATAGTGGAGGTTGATTCGCTCAGCGAGCTCGATAAGGTTGTAACAATGATCCGCGGTATCCCGGGTATCGAGTATACAACGACGTTGGTGGGAGTTTGA
- a CDS encoding ABC transporter ATP-binding protein, which translates to MPASLDQDSLRIYPKPDEIPSSVKSMLEEGEEVVALAKTDMVGGDYGEELVVLTNLRLLVVNERLVDAVPLEKITSASIRGYINTCVLTVDTDEGPRSLAVFTRGRLEAFDKLVTIVNNLVVGKIPYQLLKDQLLSKSKVEERKSVRAAIIRLLGLLKPITGIFVATIVVAVAIRVVGLVPPYLMKILVDEVLMKSRADLLLNVILGLLAVNLVNTVLNSLNAYFNTRFNVGVTNTLRSHVYRKLQELSLTHYDRFGAGGLWSRIVDDVNRVQWFLSAAFIPLFINAAMVVFVGIMLATMNPWLTLIALMPIPVSVTGNLIYRKTASRYYHRLWRKWSRIVSVISDTINAAILVKSFGKESEFVDRFESQQTEFERAQMDVFKFEQQIWPAVGLAFTISSLLVWWFGGRDVLQGVMSLGSLMAFTSYMWQFYSPVFGLIENVRNLQLLAVAAGRVFELLDLEPDVQDSPDAVSLELKGGIECDNVWFTYDGIHYALKGVTLRIAPGERVGFVGPSGSGKTTLAKLLLHLYDPQVGVLKYDGIDVRRIKLSSLKSQVAIVLQNPVLLDTTIAENIMLGKPDATPEEIIAAAKVARAHDFIMRLPEAYDTEVGMQGSRLSGGERARVALAAALLKNPKILILDEPTAALDALTEDEVTEELERITRGRTTIIIAHRLSTLRFTDRIIVMENGRIVEEGKHEELLKRDGLYKRLWEAQLKGLMRMTEAKAEGGGEQVVLAQQP; encoded by the coding sequence ATGCCGGCATCGCTTGACCAAGACTCGCTGCGCATCTACCCTAAACCCGATGAGATCCCCTCCAGCGTCAAGTCGATGCTCGAGGAGGGGGAGGAGGTTGTCGCTCTGGCGAAGACGGACATGGTGGGTGGAGACTACGGCGAGGAGCTCGTCGTTCTCACCAACCTTCGGCTCCTAGTGGTCAACGAGAGGCTCGTCGACGCGGTCCCCCTCGAAAAGATCACATCCGCCTCGATAAGGGGCTACATCAACACGTGCGTGCTAACCGTCGACACCGACGAAGGCCCCCGCAGCTTGGCGGTCTTCACTAGGGGGAGGCTGGAGGCGTTCGACAAGCTCGTCACGATAGTCAACAACCTGGTCGTCGGGAAAATCCCCTACCAGCTCCTCAAGGATCAGCTCCTCAGCAAGTCGAAGGTGGAGGAGCGTAAGAGCGTGAGAGCGGCTATCATCCGCCTGCTCGGGCTTCTCAAGCCGATCACCGGGATCTTCGTGGCAACGATCGTCGTGGCCGTCGCCATCAGAGTGGTTGGGCTCGTCCCGCCCTACCTGATGAAGATCCTCGTCGACGAGGTGCTGATGAAGAGCAGGGCGGATCTGCTCCTCAACGTGATCCTCGGGCTACTGGCCGTCAACCTCGTCAACACCGTGCTAAACTCGCTCAACGCCTACTTCAACACACGGTTCAACGTGGGCGTCACAAACACGCTCCGCAGCCACGTCTACAGGAAGCTGCAGGAGCTCTCCCTCACCCACTACGACAGGTTCGGGGCGGGAGGCCTCTGGTCGAGGATCGTTGACGACGTGAACAGAGTTCAGTGGTTCCTCTCCGCCGCCTTCATCCCGCTCTTCATCAACGCGGCGATGGTCGTGTTCGTCGGCATCATGCTCGCCACGATGAACCCATGGCTCACGCTGATCGCCCTCATGCCGATACCCGTGAGCGTGACCGGGAACCTCATCTACAGGAAGACGGCCAGCCGATACTACCACAGGCTGTGGCGGAAGTGGTCCAGGATCGTCTCCGTCATCTCGGACACTATTAACGCCGCGATACTCGTCAAGAGCTTCGGGAAGGAGAGCGAGTTCGTCGATAGGTTCGAGAGCCAGCAGACCGAGTTCGAGCGCGCGCAGATGGACGTCTTCAAGTTTGAGCAGCAAATATGGCCCGCGGTCGGGCTCGCCTTCACGATCAGCAGCCTCCTCGTGTGGTGGTTCGGCGGCAGGGATGTGTTACAGGGTGTGATGAGCCTCGGCTCGCTGATGGCCTTCACGAGCTACATGTGGCAGTTCTACTCCCCCGTCTTCGGCCTCATCGAGAACGTGAGGAACCTGCAGCTGCTCGCTGTCGCAGCGGGCAGAGTCTTCGAGCTGCTCGACCTCGAGCCCGACGTCCAGGACTCGCCCGACGCGGTGAGCCTCGAGCTGAAGGGGGGCATCGAGTGCGACAACGTGTGGTTCACCTACGACGGGATCCACTACGCGCTCAAGGGCGTCACTCTGAGGATCGCGCCGGGGGAGAGGGTGGGGTTCGTGGGGCCCAGCGGCTCAGGTAAAACGACGCTGGCTAAGCTCCTCCTGCACCTGTACGACCCGCAGGTGGGCGTCCTCAAGTACGATGGGATCGACGTGAGGAGGATCAAGCTCTCCTCCCTGAAGAGCCAGGTGGCGATCGTCCTGCAGAACCCCGTCCTGCTCGACACAACGATTGCCGAGAACATCATGCTGGGCAAACCCGATGCGACGCCCGAGGAGATAATCGCGGCAGCGAAGGTTGCGAGGGCCCACGACTTCATCATGCGCCTCCCCGAAGCGTACGACACGGAGGTGGGCATGCAGGGCTCCCGCCTCTCGGGCGGCGAGAGGGCTAGGGTCGCACTTGCGGCTGCGCTTCTCAAGAACCCGAAGATCCTGATCCTCGACGAGCCGACAGCCGCTCTGGACGCGTTGACGGAGGACGAAGTGACGGAGGAGCTGGAGAGGATAACTAGGGGGAGGACCACGATCATCATCGCCCACAGGCTTTCGACGCTCCGGTTCACCGACCGCATCATCGTGATGGAGAACGGGAGGATCGTGGAGGAGGGCAAGCACGAGGAGCTGCTGAAGAGGGACGGGTTGTACAAGCGTCTCTGGGAGGCGCAGCTGAAGGGTCTCATGAGGATGACAGAAGCGAAGGCTGAGGGTGGGGGTGAGCAGGTTGTCCTCGC
- the radA gene encoding DNA repair and recombination protein RadA produces MSDCTPVRELKVPGVGKLTLEKVAEAVQCVEDLALFNPEELAERAGIELEKAAAIVRAARKHVREARQVQRTFRGPEYARMLEERDLLTTGVGALDELLGGGLRVWDIYEFAGEFGTGKTQLCHQLAVTAQLPPSKGGLSGKAVYIDTEGTFSPGRVEAIGDRFGVEDALAGLYVVRPLNVDELEEAVIEDLPSLLRDNVRLIVVDSIIALYRAEFKGREMLAARQQRINYLLDWLKRYARRYGAVVAITNQVLSQPVPWGVALKVPAGGNIIAHASTHRLVLRRAGDVWLMEVLDSPILPRGASAKFMVTEKGVESA; encoded by the coding sequence GTGAGCGATTGCACGCCGGTTCGGGAGCTGAAGGTCCCCGGGGTGGGCAAGCTGACGCTCGAGAAGGTGGCCGAAGCCGTCCAGTGCGTCGAGGATCTAGCCCTCTTCAACCCAGAGGAGTTGGCTGAGAGGGCCGGGATTGAGCTGGAGAAAGCAGCAGCGATCGTCAGAGCCGCGAGGAAGCACGTGCGTGAAGCACGACAGGTTCAGCGCACGTTTAGGGGTCCAGAGTACGCGAGGATGCTCGAGGAACGCGACCTGCTGACGACCGGTGTTGGGGCTCTCGACGAGCTGCTGGGCGGCGGCCTGAGGGTTTGGGACATCTACGAGTTCGCGGGCGAGTTCGGCACGGGGAAGACCCAGCTCTGCCACCAGCTCGCTGTGACGGCCCAGCTGCCCCCATCCAAAGGGGGGCTTTCGGGGAAAGCCGTCTACATCGACACGGAGGGCACCTTCAGCCCGGGGCGGGTCGAAGCGATCGGCGACCGCTTCGGCGTTGAGGACGCGCTGGCCGGCCTGTACGTGGTTAGGCCGTTGAACGTGGACGAGCTGGAGGAGGCGGTTATCGAGGATCTACCCTCCCTACTCCGTGACAATGTACGGCTCATAGTCGTTGACAGCATCATAGCTCTGTACCGTGCCGAGTTCAAGGGCAGGGAGATGCTGGCAGCCAGGCAGCAACGGATCAACTACCTGCTGGACTGGCTTAAACGATACGCGAGGCGGTACGGAGCCGTCGTCGCGATAACCAACCAGGTGCTCTCCCAGCCGGTGCCCTGGGGCGTCGCGTTGAAGGTGCCCGCCGGCGGCAACATCATCGCCCACGCCTCAACGCACAGGCTGGTTCTACGGAGAGCTGGAGATGTATGGTTGATGGAGGTTCTCGACTCCCCCATCCTCCCACGCGGAGCGAGCGCGAAGTTCATGGTGACCGAGAAGGGCGTCGAGAGCGCCTAG
- a CDS encoding replication factor C large subunit, which yields MSARVGIWVEKYRPRKIDDVVGNPEAKKAFVAWLNRWLAGNPPDKKAILLYGPPGCGKTSLVQAAANQLGLELVEVNASDVRTSEALRRKVLRAATEGVLAGARGKIILLDEVDGIDPRADRGGLETIFEIIQKSRYPVVLTANDPWDPKLRELRNYCEMVEFRKLGKRDVMKVLSEICKKEAVECDPAVLDAIAENSEGDLRAAINDLQSIAEGRRSVKLEDLEILGYRAKQLNMFEVVRAVLTAKRPEAARSVLSMPSLDYEMLMLWLNENIPHQYSPSLTAISDAYDALSKADVMLARIKRRQAWTLLPYALDLMTVGVASARDKPPFKFVKYEFPKKLRLLASTKEEREEKLRVFRAIARACHTSLRTVMLEVAPFLKLICENDPERGSRIAESLGIPPDTLFKALGVERRPAKPAAPSRPRRRA from the coding sequence ATGTCCGCTAGAGTCGGCATCTGGGTTGAGAAGTACAGGCCGAGGAAGATCGACGACGTCGTCGGTAACCCTGAGGCTAAGAAGGCTTTCGTCGCCTGGCTTAATAGGTGGTTGGCGGGAAACCCTCCCGATAAGAAGGCGATCCTCCTCTACGGCCCGCCTGGCTGCGGCAAGACCAGCCTCGTCCAAGCGGCCGCCAACCAGCTGGGGTTGGAACTGGTCGAGGTGAACGCCAGCGACGTGAGAACTTCAGAAGCGCTGCGGAGGAAGGTCCTCAGAGCTGCCACGGAGGGGGTTTTAGCCGGCGCTAGGGGTAAGATAATCCTCCTCGACGAGGTGGACGGTATCGACCCGCGAGCGGATAGAGGAGGGCTTGAAACGATCTTTGAGATCATCCAGAAGTCGCGTTACCCCGTGGTGCTGACGGCTAACGACCCTTGGGATCCAAAGCTCCGAGAGCTTAGGAACTACTGCGAAATGGTGGAGTTCAGGAAGCTCGGCAAGCGGGACGTGATGAAGGTTCTCAGCGAGATCTGCAAGAAGGAGGCTGTAGAGTGCGACCCGGCCGTTCTCGACGCTATCGCTGAGAACAGCGAGGGCGATTTGAGGGCCGCTATTAATGACCTCCAGTCGATTGCTGAGGGGCGGAGGAGCGTGAAGCTGGAGGACCTTGAAATCCTCGGCTACCGCGCTAAGCAGCTGAACATGTTCGAGGTCGTGCGCGCCGTCTTGACCGCTAAGCGTCCTGAGGCAGCCCGCTCCGTTCTTAGCATGCCATCCCTCGATTACGAGATGCTGATGCTCTGGCTCAACGAGAACATCCCGCACCAGTACTCACCCAGCCTTACAGCGATCTCCGACGCCTACGACGCGCTTTCGAAGGCGGACGTCATGCTGGCCCGGATAAAGAGGAGGCAGGCTTGGACCCTCCTCCCCTACGCGCTGGATCTAATGACGGTCGGTGTAGCATCAGCGCGGGATAAGCCCCCCTTCAAGTTCGTCAAGTACGAGTTCCCCAAGAAGCTGAGGCTGCTCGCATCGACGAAGGAGGAGAGGGAGGAGAAGCTAAGAGTTTTTCGGGCGATTGCTCGCGCCTGCCACACGTCGCTCCGCACAGTCATGCTCGAGGTCGCCCCGTTTCTGAAGCTGATCTGCGAGAACGATCCTGAGCGGGGCTCTAGGATAGCTGAGAGCCTCGGGATACCCCCCGACACCCTATTCAAAGCGCTCGGAGTTGAGCGCCGCCCAGCTAAACCGGCCGCCCCCTCTAGGCCGAGGCGCCGCGCTTAA
- a CDS encoding ORC1-type DNA replication protein, producing the protein MSYDGLWVGSRIFRDESKLQVDYIPKNLPHREEQLRQLREYFKPFLANPGSVFVRVILVGDVGTGKTAVAKKFGESIDGLKTRGGAVIRYSYVNCHANRSFFSVLQKIGRDLGLNVPRRGYSREELLYMIWNHLKNANKYLVVTIDEADYIAGGREDTLYNLTRLSEVVGDTVHRAGIMFVFRDLQFLILDPSIQSTLQHNLIRFYPYTSQQLMDILWRRILEEGALYESAASDEVIGMIAELVGYDKGGRGDARLAIELLYRAGKYAESEGRSVIEPEDVRRAYSDIMPIPREVLRNLKLEEKLLLLALARLLQRKRFVSKIPMGLLEMEYQEVCEEYGVPPRRHTTVWEYVQNLKRMGIVSAERSGKGQRGRTTLVGLSAIPLQTLERELIAMVREEIKRGASA; encoded by the coding sequence ATGTCCTACGACGGTCTATGGGTTGGAAGTAGGATCTTCCGGGACGAGAGCAAGCTGCAGGTAGACTACATCCCGAAAAACCTCCCGCACAGGGAGGAGCAGTTGAGGCAGCTGAGGGAGTACTTCAAGCCCTTCCTGGCGAACCCTGGCTCAGTGTTCGTGCGAGTCATACTCGTGGGCGATGTGGGTACGGGTAAGACGGCTGTGGCCAAGAAGTTCGGTGAAAGCATTGATGGTTTGAAGACCCGCGGGGGCGCAGTAATCAGGTACTCCTACGTCAACTGCCACGCAAACCGCTCATTCTTCTCGGTGCTCCAGAAGATCGGGAGGGATCTGGGTTTGAACGTGCCTCGGCGCGGTTACTCCAGGGAGGAGCTGCTGTACATGATCTGGAACCACCTTAAGAACGCCAACAAGTACCTCGTAGTCACGATCGATGAGGCGGACTACATCGCCGGGGGTAGGGAGGATACCTTGTACAACTTGACGCGGCTGAGCGAGGTAGTCGGCGATACCGTCCACAGGGCTGGTATAATGTTTGTCTTCCGTGACCTCCAGTTCCTGATCCTCGACCCCTCGATACAGAGCACGCTGCAGCATAACCTCATCCGCTTCTACCCCTACACCTCGCAGCAGCTCATGGACATCCTGTGGCGGAGGATTCTCGAGGAAGGAGCACTGTACGAGTCGGCGGCCAGCGACGAGGTGATAGGGATGATCGCGGAGCTCGTGGGTTACGATAAGGGTGGCAGGGGGGATGCGAGGCTGGCAATCGAGCTGCTCTACAGGGCGGGGAAGTACGCTGAGAGTGAGGGGAGGAGCGTTATCGAGCCGGAGGACGTGAGGAGGGCGTACAGCGACATCATGCCGATCCCCAGGGAGGTTCTCCGGAACTTAAAGCTGGAGGAGAAGCTGCTACTACTCGCTCTCGCTCGGCTGCTACAGCGCAAGAGGTTCGTAAGCAAGATCCCGATGGGGCTGCTAGAGATGGAGTACCAGGAGGTGTGCGAGGAGTACGGGGTGCCGCCGAGGCGGCACACGACCGTGTGGGAGTACGTGCAGAACCTTAAGAGGATGGGCATAGTGTCAGCGGAGCGCTCGGGCAAGGGGCAGAGGGGGAGGACGACCCTCGTGGGCTTGTCCGCAATCCCCCTGCAAACGCTGGAGCGGGAGCTCATAGCGATGGTGAGGGAGGAGATTAAGCGCGGCGCCTCGGCCTAG
- the apgM gene encoding 2,3-bisphosphoglycerate-independent phosphoglycerate mutase: MVKLIYLVIDGAADSPTDPKTSLELAKTEALDRIARLSLCGLMYPIARGVAPESDAAVMALLGYDPHVYYTGRGPLEALGADIEIREGYEVAFRANFATIDERTLEILDRRVGRSLHSEEARELANALDGMELGAYDGYVRVKATVGHRGVVVVGSRSHRLSDEVENTDPAYARVGKISVARPTFEKRVAECKPLVDTPEARATAELVNIFTRRAIEVLSNHPVNKKREAKGQPKANVILVRDAGGALPKVEPIEARFGLRFGAVVEMPVERGIAKLLGMEVAEVGEPTSDKAGDYLTRLRATLDLLRRVDAVYVHLKGPDEPGHDGLADAKAGAIEAIDTYFVAPLLERIDLSETAIIVTADHATPPRAKAHTGDPVPVAVYLPGVKPDGVLRFTEKECARGSLGVVEHGWELLPKFVEIARKHGLLK, encoded by the coding sequence ATGGTGAAGCTGATCTACCTAGTCATTGACGGGGCTGCAGACTCCCCCACCGATCCTAAGACGAGCCTCGAGCTAGCGAAGACCGAAGCTCTCGACCGGATCGCCCGGCTCTCCCTCTGCGGTCTGATGTACCCCATAGCGAGGGGGGTTGCCCCGGAGAGCGACGCTGCTGTCATGGCCCTCCTCGGCTACGACCCGCACGTGTACTACACGGGTAGGGGGCCGCTAGAGGCCCTCGGGGCTGACATCGAGATTAGGGAGGGCTATGAGGTGGCCTTCAGAGCGAACTTCGCCACTATAGACGAGAGGACTCTCGAGATCCTTGATCGAAGGGTGGGGCGGAGCCTGCACTCCGAGGAGGCGCGCGAGCTGGCGAACGCCCTCGACGGGATGGAGCTAGGGGCTTACGACGGCTACGTGAGGGTCAAGGCCACGGTCGGGCACAGAGGAGTCGTAGTCGTCGGCAGCAGGAGCCACAGGCTCTCAGACGAAGTTGAGAACACCGACCCCGCCTACGCGAGGGTCGGCAAGATATCGGTCGCGAGGCCAACCTTCGAGAAGCGCGTAGCAGAGTGCAAACCCCTCGTCGACACGCCGGAGGCCCGGGCTACGGCGGAGCTCGTCAACATTTTCACGAGGAGGGCGATAGAGGTGCTGAGCAACCACCCGGTGAACAAGAAGAGGGAGGCGAAAGGCCAGCCGAAGGCCAACGTCATCCTCGTCAGGGATGCGGGTGGAGCGCTACCGAAGGTAGAGCCGATCGAAGCGCGCTTCGGCTTGAGGTTCGGCGCGGTTGTGGAGATGCCGGTCGAGAGGGGCATCGCGAAGCTGCTGGGAATGGAGGTCGCCGAAGTGGGGGAGCCCACCAGCGACAAAGCCGGTGACTACTTAACGAGGCTTCGAGCAACGCTCGATCTTCTACGCCGAGTGGATGCCGTCTACGTGCACCTGAAGGGCCCCGACGAGCCCGGCCACGACGGCTTAGCCGACGCGAAGGCCGGCGCCATAGAGGCCATCGACACCTACTTCGTCGCCCCCCTCCTCGAGAGAATCGACCTGAGCGAGACGGCTATCATCGTCACTGCGGACCACGCGACACCCCCACGGGCGAAAGCCCACACCGGCGACCCGGTTCCCGTCGCCGTCTACCTGCCCGGCGTCAAACCCGACGGCGTCCTACGCTTCACAGAGAAGGAGTGCGCCAGGGGTAGCTTAGGAGTAGTGGAGCACGGCTGGGAGCTCCTGCCCAAGTTCGTCGAGATCGCCCGAAAGCACGGCCTATTGAAGTAA